A genomic stretch from Peromyscus eremicus chromosome 6, PerEre_H2_v1, whole genome shotgun sequence includes:
- the LOC131913869 gene encoding non-histone chromosomal protein HMG-17-like — MNHRGPHHKTRPTSPASGPVLKRQAEADANRDKAQAKGKPLCVSARLSAKLAFPKPEPKPKKVPDDKEEKITKGERGRSDVSKDGNNHAENGDARMDQAQKAEGAEEAK, encoded by the exons ATGAATCACAGAGGTCCTCACCACAAAACAA gacctacgTCCCCTGCCTCTGGCCCCGTGCTCAAAAGGCAAGCTGAAGCAGATGCTAACAGGGATAAAGCCCAAGCAAAGGGCaagcctctctgtgtttctgCAAGGCTGTCTGCTAAACTTGCTTTTCCAAAGCCAGAGCCCAAGCCTAAAAAGGTCCCTGAtgataaggaagaaaagataacCAAAGGGGAAAGGGGGAGATCAGATGTTAGCAAGGATGGGAATAATCATGCAGAAAATGGAGATGCCAGAATGGACCAGGCACAAAAAGCTGAAGGTGCTGAGGAGGCCAAGTGA